The sequence below is a genomic window from Sorangiineae bacterium MSr12523.
TAAATGAAAAACTCGAGATCGGGAAACGCGCTCCGCGAATACTGCACGCGCGCACGATACGTGTCGCGATCGAGCGATTTCCCTTCCCATGGATCGCCGGGATCCGAATGAAGGGTGTAACGAGGCGCGACGAGCCCATCTATGGCATCGTAGTTACCCCGATTCCACACGAGCTCGTAAAGCTCGGAAATAATGACTTCGGCGCGGGTCTTCCGCTGGTTGCGTTCGCTCATCGTAGCCGTCTCCTCCGGTTTTGGCCGCTACCCGCTCCTTCGGCCCGAGGACTCTGCGATGCTTGCGATGACTGCGCATTCCGCGAAGACGATCCGTGACGAGCAGGGTGAAATCTTCTTTCCGGCGGGGAGGGCGCCCCTGCAGCACCCATTCATCAACATAGCATCGGGCATCGGTCCCGCCAACCCTGCGTCCTCGATCGACTCGTCGTCATGCAACGAATCGAGTTACATGGCGAGGCCGCAACGTGCTCAATCGTCGATGCGGTACGAATCTCCGTAGACCTTCCAAGCGAGCGGCGGGTGAAGGTCGAGATTCCCGTTCTTGAGAAACACGCGTTGCTCCGTGTCCACGCGGCTCGTGTCACTGTGTTCGGGCTCTGCCTTCATGGCTTTGACACGCGCGTCGAGGAAGGCATTGAGATAGGCAACTTCGTTACCGCCTTGTGCGGGAGTTTTCGCTTTCTTCATCGCATTCTTGCGAATCGACGGAAAACTCAGCGAATCGCCGCCATTGCCATGCATCACAATCGCGTCATAATACATGAATTGCCCAAGTGCTCCGAGACCATCTTGCTTGCCCCGCGACACGGCCGGGTTGAAGTAGACGCGGTCGCGCTCGTTGTCCTGAGCGCGCTTGAACACGGGGTCCTTGCCCGCCGTGGCCCAGTCCTTGGGATAATTCGGCTTCAGGCCCTCGAGTGACTTGGTGCCGTTTACCTTGCGCAGGGCGGGAAGATACTTTTCGAGAATGTTTCCTGGCTTGAGGGACTTGTAGCGCTCCACCAAATCCAGCATGTCCCCGGTTCCCGAGCAAAATCCGATGATGCCGCCGGTGTATCCGCGATCATCGACGACTTCGATGTATCCGTACTGCGATTTCCAGTCGAGCGTGGAGTTTTCCGCACTGGCGACGATCTGCATCGCGATGTCTTTTTTGTGCGGCTCGGACAGATCGCCGCCCGATGCGAGCACCGCGCTGGATACTTCTTCGACCGCTGCTTCGTCCTCCGGCTCGACCTGGGCGCAGGCCGTCACCATCGCACACGCGGTGAGTACTCCGGCAAGCACCGTGCAATGGCGCGCCCACTCGAGGATGGACCTTCGTCGGGATGCATGCTGCACCAACTGGGTATGCATGAGTTTGTCCCTCATTAATTAGGAAAGTTTCCTAACTAATACCGACACCGACCATCCTGTCAACGAGGTTCCCAATTCCGGTGGCATTGCTGCGTTGCGCCAACATCGATGAATGGGAAAATCAAAGCATTTTATCGTGGTGCGATAGCAGACTACGAAGGTGCCATTCAGTGGCACGGCGTGGCTCACGGCCAGTGCATCGGTTCGAGCTGCGCGCCGACCACGCGGCTCACGTCGAGGTGTTCGCGCGCAATGACCGCTTCGAGCTCGGCTTTGCGGCTCGGTGTGGGCACGGTGCCGAGCGCACTGGCCGTCCACAAAAGGTGCGCGGCGGGAAACCACACCAGGACCACCCGCTCTCCGAGCGACGTGCGCATGGGCACGAGCTCCATGCGGCCCGTGCCCTGGCCGAGGCTCGTGCGCGCGGCCACCGAACGAAGTGTGGGCGCCCGACCCGAGCGCGCGAGGGCATCGGGGGCAAGTGTGTGCGGTTGCGCGAGCAGCGACTCGACGAAGTTGCGATTCGCATCGAGCACGTGCACCGGCACGCCTCGAGCCACTGCGTCACGTACGCCGGAAAGCTGCGGCACGACGGCATCCGTGAGCACCAGCGCGGAAGGCATTGTGCCGAAACGACGCCGGGCCTCGTCCATCGTGCGGCCGAAGTACACATCCGAAATGGGCGCATCCACGAGAATGGCGCCATTGGGCTGGGCGACCAGCAACGAATTCCAGCGCGCCGCCGCGAACCAAATGCCCGGCGCGATTTCCATCACCGGCTTTTCACCCGGCGCCGGCGTGTCGCCTGGTCCGCGTGCCTCGGCGCGGAAGGTTGCGCGTACATGATCCGGAATCGCAAACCCTCCGGGCGGGGCCACGTCGCGCTCGACCGCCGTGAGCGTGGTCGAGTGGTACGGAATTCCCGCGCGTGTCAAATCCGTTTGCGCTGGGTACCAATAGCCTCCAGGCTGGAGCAGCCATTGCTGGAAGTGCAACCGGTCGCGCACATCGCCGCGTACTCGCCAGAAATGGTCCGTGGGCATCGAGTGCACGAGCTCGGCCTCCGTGATGCGCCAGGTGCGCGCATCGATCCAGATGCGAGCCGGCTGCCGATTCCACTGGAATGACACCACGTACTGCGGATGGCCACCAAGGAACTCGCCGGGTTCGCGGCGCAGATCCGGCGCATCCAGCGCGGCCAGCAAAAGCCGATCAGGCAAATGGGAGAGCCGCTCTTCCGCATCGGCCACGTGCACTGGGCTGCCGGGTCGCGTCTTGCCGCCGACGGTGAGCATCGCGGTCTGGCCCGCAACGGTGATCTCCCAGGGAAACCGAGCCGCGGGGCTACCCGGCGCCGAGTACCACGTCGTCGACTTTTCGCGCCACGCGGGCAGCGCGAAATCGAACCACGATTCGCCCTCTTCGTAGGTTACATCCCACGGTGCCTCGGGCCGCTCGGAGCCCTCGACGAGGCTCCAATGCCCGAGGAACTTCATGTGCACCCCGTGAACCGCGCGCACGCGAGCCTCCCCACCGAACGCATTGAGCGCACCGGCGACGATGGCCCGGGGCTTCGGTTCTTCGGCGTGCCCGGTCAGGGCCAGGGAAAAACACGAAATGCTCAGAAGGATGAACGGCTGCCACCGATGCGGGAACACGCGTCCTTAGTGGCAGCCGCATGGTCATCCAACCAGGAACATGCAGCCAACGGTGCCCACCGTGCAGCGACGGCACCGTTGGCGCGACGAAAGGTCAAATTCGCGCTTGGCGGCAACTTGGACAGCTGAGATGCTCTAGGGGGAACCTGCGATGTACTATCCCGACTTGGACACGTGCTCACAAATCGATCGAGGCCCGCACGTGCGTGCGGTGGGGTGGTTGGATGCGTCCCATCGATTCGTGACCGGAGACGTAGCTCCCACGCTCGTCGCCAAGATTCAATCTTATGCGCAGCGATGGGGCGAAAGTTCTCTAGCCTTGGGTTGGGGAGCAGCGGCCGGATTTCACGTGTGCAACCTTTGCCACCAATTTCGGTCCGGTGGAAATTTCGGCGTTCCGTCGAGCGGGATTCTATACGTGTGTCCCGAGATGGTCGGGCACTATGTGTCGTTCCATCGTTACCTGCCACCAAGCGAATTCTTGGAAGCCATCTCGACCGCACCGCTCCCCGGTACTACCGAGTACGAGCTCGCGGTCAAGGCATGGTCGCGACTTCGCTAGGCCGCGTTGGCTATTTGCTGCAATAGAAGCCGACATAGCCGACTTGTTTGCATTGCCCTCGTGTGCACTGGGTGAGGAGCGAAGGGTCCTTTTCGCATTCCGAGGTGGACTTGCTGCAGCAATTTTCGGCCATGCATTGGCCCGCTCCTTTGCCGCCGGTATAGACGCATGCGAGATCGGCGCTGCATGGGGCGTCCGTTCCCGAGCAGTATCCTTGCGCGTTCTCGGGAGCATCGGGACAGACGCACGAATCACCAAACTGCTTCTTGCCAGTGTTCCCACCCGGTGGCGGCGTGGCTTTCGGACACGCAGCGTCGAGACTGTCGATGTTCGCAAGCTCGGAGCAAGGCTTGGCCTGCAAGCATTCGAGCTGGCTCGCCGTGGCCGACTCACACAGGGAAGGGCACACTTGTTTTGCCTGCGCGTCCGTGGCTCCACAAGTGGCTGCCTTCGATTCGCACTTGGGCTCGCACTCCGCCTTCGACACCGGGCGATCGTTGGTGCCGGGGCCGCCCGAATTGTTGTCGGAATCGCTGGAGCAACCACCGATAGAGAAGAACACGATGGACAACGGAACAACGAGAGCCGCCAAGAAAGGGACATTCAATCGACGCATGGATGAATCCTTGGTTTACGTTTTGGCGCTATCTTCAAAAGCGCCGTCAAGGTCCACGGCGATTAGCACCGAACGTATCAACATCGAAGAGTCCGCGTGGTTCGTCATGATTCCGTGCGAATACTCGTTCTTGCGCCGCAAAAATAGGGCACGCGCAAACCGAAAGGCGCCATCCGTTGCACGATCCGTTCGAACGAGTGAACAATCGTTCCGCCGGCCCCGTGAATTCCCATCGTCGTGGCCATCACGCGATCCCGTTCATGGTTCTGCGCTCGAGCGCGCCAAGGCCCGAGCCTCCTGACTCGAGCTTTCCCGAAAGCGGGTCGATTCCATCGTGGGCGTTGCCGGTATCGCTGGCCTCTCCGAAGGCCTCTCGAACGTCCATGTCGTTGTCGCTCCCGGCTGCATTTCCGTGCGTCCCAGGCTGAGAAGAACGCCACCGAGCACGGTGAACGCAGTCCCAATGCCGAGGGCCACGAAGCCACCTGCGGGGTTTGGCTCCGCGTGTGTCCCGTCCGATCGTTGCCCGCCCGCAAACACGGGAATGCTGATCGCCGCGGTGGTGAGCCCGATGATCAACGATGTGTACCCGCCCAATTTGAGCCACGGATGCGGGACCTCCCTACCGACGGCGTGCTTCAAAACGAGGGGTTTCGCTTGGAGATCGATTGTCTCCGCGCTGGTGCGCGAATCGTCGGTGGCCGATGTGAAGATGAATTCGTGTCGGCCGCGTGGCAAATCCACGACGCACGGTGTGGTGCAGACGGGCTGCGTGAGGATGCTCATCGTATCCGCCGAGAGAAAGCCTCCAGGCGTACGCGCAACACCTGTGATCTCCACCACATTGGCCCGCATACCTGGCGTATCGAGAACGATCCGACCCCTGTCTTCTCCCGGCGGCCGCTCCGGGTAGCGCTCGATCACGGGTGGCGACCGATCCGGGTATGCAGGCGGCGGGACATCGCGCCTTCCGCAGCCGGTGGTGAGAACGCTCGCAAGGGGGATAAGGGCAAATGTGGCTCGAGCAACTCTCCGCAAGTGGGAAGACGGCATCGGGGGCTCCTTCGCTGTCTTCCTGTTCGGCCGCAATCCAGGGCGGTTGCTCAAAATCGACGCGTGACTCCTTCGACAACGGTCGCGCCTTTGCTAGCGTCCATCTGCTGACACGATGCCCTACCGCGATCCTCATCGGCCGTTGCCGGCATGCTCCGCGTGTTCCGCCAAGGTGCCGTCCAGCGATCTCCTTTTCTCGGATGACGGATCGCTCGTTTGCGGCCGATGCCGCGCCATCGAAGATGGGCGAAAACAGATCCGGCGCGCCTACGATCCCACCTTCGAAGAACCGCCGAACCTGTACGAGGAGAGCCCTGGCAACGAAGGGGCACGGATGCTCGAGCGCGCGTATGCCGAGCTGGCGAAGGCTACGGCCACGCCTCCGCCACTCGTTCGCGGTTTGGTTCCATGCGTCAACTGCCAGCGCAGCGTGCATCGTTCCGAAATCGCGCTGAACGCCCGGCAAGAGCCCGTCTGCAGGCAATGCCGCTGGAAAGGCAAAAAAGGAACACCCGAATCGTAATTCGGGTGCCCGCCGCGAACTCAGACGAACGTCGCGATGGATTCCAGCGGTTGCCGATGGATATCGGGCACGGTGGCGCCGTCTTGCGGGTACCCAACGACGAGGAGCAGAAAGGGGCGCTCGTGGGAGGGGCGGCCGAGGAGGCTATTGAGAAAGTTCATCGGGCTCGGGGTATGGGTCAAACTGGCCAGGCCGGCGTTGTGGATGGCGGCGATGAGAAGGCCGGTCGCGATGCCCACCGATTCTTGGACATAGTAGTGCTTCACCTTCGAGCCGTCGTCGTTCAAACCGTAGGAGCGTGCGAAGATCGCAATGAGCCACGGTGCGATCTCGAGGAACGGCTTGTGTTCATTCGTGCCGAGCGGTGCGAGCGCATCGAGCCAAGCTTGCGGCGCGCGGCCTTGGTAAAAGGTCTGCTCTTCTTTTTCCGCGGCCTCTCGGATCGTCGTCTTCATCGCCGCGTCTTGCACCGCCACGAAATGCCACGGCTGTTGGTTCGCACCGCTCGGGGCCGTGCCCGCCGCGCGAAGGCAATCTTCGACGATGCTGCGCGGAACCGCGCGATTCGAAAAGTCGCGCACCGTGCGACGGCGCTGCATTTCTTGCGCGAAGGTTGCCGCGCGCAAACGCATTTCGTCGAGGGGGTACTCACGATATGTGGACAGCGGGAGGAACGCCTGGCTCGTCATGCTTCGCATTGTGCTTCTGCGCGAAACCGCCTGCAATCGGGCACGGCTGCGAATTGCATCGTGGTGTTGGAGTGCCCTCGAAGCGTGCGGAAGCGGTACCGTTCATTCGAACGATGCGCATCATGTATGCACTGCTCCTCCGAGTGAAGCCATGCCGCACTACGGAGGGAGCACTCCGATCGTCCGCAGCCATGTCTCCGCGAGCTGAGGCCACTCCGTGATGGGATGTTCGGTGCGGCGCAACCCGAATGCGTGCCCGCCATGGGCGAACAGGTGGAGCTCGACGGGTACTTCCGCGTTTTTCAGTGCGGTGTAGTAAACGAGGGAGTGATTGACGCTGTCGACGGGATCGTCCTCCGCCTGCACCAGGAACGTGGGCGGTGTGTCGCGCGAGATGCGCGTCGCGATATCCGGGGTCAAATCGAGATTCTCTTCCGTCCACAAATGGCCTGGATACAGCGCGATGGCGAAGTCTGGGCGGCAGCTCTCACGATCGGCCACGTCGATCGAACCATACGCGCGCTGCGTGAAATGCGTACTCGTCGCCGCGACGAGGTGCCCGCCAGCGGAGAAGCCGAGTACTCCAATCTTGTGCGGATCGATATGCCATTCTTTGGCGCGAGCTCGCACGAGGCTGATGGTTCTCTGCGCGTCCTCGAGTGCGAGCGGCGCTTTCGGCGTTATGTGGCATTGACAGCTCGCGTCCCCATACGGCCCTGAATACGGGACTCGGTATTTCAGGAGCACACACGTGATTCCTCTGGACGTCAGCCAATCGCAGACCTCCGTTCCCTCCAGGTCGACCGCCAGTGCCTTGTAGCCGCCGCCAGGGAACACGATGACCGCGGTACCTGTATTTTTGCCGCGCGGCGGATAGACCGTCATCGTCGGCCGCGCGACATTCGTCACCTCCGTCCACGGACGCCCCGCAACGAGTGGATCCGTCTCCGTGCTGGTGGCATTTTCCGGCCCGGGAATCGGCTGCGCGTCGGGCGCAGCGCCGGGCCAGATCGGCACGTGCACGGGCCCTTTCGAATGCGCGCCGCCGCACCCAAGCAGTGCACACATGGCGACGAGCCAGAGAAGCTTCAACGAACCGATCCCACAAGCCGGCAGTTCCATTCGCTGGAACCGTATGCTAAAAATTTAGCATACGCAATGGGTGCGGTGACTGTGAATCTGACGCATCACATGTGACGGGGTCTTCACGGAGCCTGCGCGGTCGAAGCGGATTCCAACGAGACGTCGAGCTTGCGCTCCCGATCGGCGGTATCGAGCGTGACGTCCATCTTCCTCGTCGCAAATCCGGTGCGTTCGAACACGATGTGCGCAGGGACTCTGCGGTCGACGTATCGGCTGCCAAGAATCCCTTTGCCGAGGGATTGGCTCTCACGTTTGATGCAAAGGTGGAATTCGCCACCGACGTCGGTGCTCGTTTCGACGTTTGCTTCGCCTTCGAGCGCGGCGCGCACACTGACCCGCTCCAGGGGATGCCCGAACGGCCCGGTCGAGGATACGTTCCCCCTGAAACATATGGTCTGTGACTCGCGGGCTACACTTCGACGTTGTTCCTCTTCTGCCGGCTGTCCGGGCCGCTGGGACGTCGATGCGCCCAATCGCTGCGAGTCGTAGGGGCTCATGGCAGAGGAAACGGCCACCGCGGCCGCCTCCGTGCGGGACGCGCAGCCCGTTGCGGCGAGAGCCCAAAGGAGACATGTCACGAGGGTAGGTCGCGCGACGAGCGATGCGGCGTATCCCGGGTTCTGCATGACACGGGCGCAGTGCAATCCCGATGCCGGGCGGTTCGATCGTCCGGTCACGTCATGCCACGACGGGGTCGAACCATTCGAGGTACCAAATCAAATATACATATCGATATGGTCCGACAGCCCGAAGCGGGCCCGATCGCAGAGGGCGCACTTGGCTAGTGCCGAGTGAACCGGTACGCACGAAAGGAAGACCGCTTCCGAAAAGCCTGATCCAGGGGGCGCGTTCCGAACATTGAAACCTTCGAGCCTCGGCGGGCAGTTGGTCCGTCGAGACACGGAGGGTCGTATGAAAATGGATTATCGGTGGGCTTGGATTGCAGCATGCGCGGTCGCGTGCGCGGCATGTGGTGGTGACGATTCGTCCAAAGGAGACAGCATACGCGACCAGCTTGCGCGCAGCAAAGGTCTCAGGCTGGGGGAAGTAAGTATTTCGAACAAGAATACCACGAATGGCTCTTCCCATGGCGCGAGTGCGAACTTCTATGGTGGCACGTCGTTGCCGGTCCAACCCCAATGCGACGTCACCGTGGAGGGTAATTGCTCCATCTCGCGCTGCCGGCCATTCACCGAATCGGATTTTCCGACTCCCCCGGAGATCATCCGGGCCAGCGCAGGCAATATCGAGATCCGTCGTTCCAACAGTGACCGAGTTTTGACATTGTCTCCCGGCCGTGAGGGATTCGAATCTTCCGGTTCGATTTGGTCGGGGGGCGAGGACTTCTTCATCAAAGCCGCTGGCGATCCCGATGGAGTTCCTGGGTTCGAAACGACATTGAAAGCGCCTTCGATGATCACGGTGAGCGTGGCAGGCCAAACGAGCGGCAAGGACGTACGCATTCCTCGTTCGAAAGATCTCGAGGTTCAGTGGGAGCGCGAAGGCGAGCCCTCCGGCGTCGTGAAACTCATTCTGACGCAAAAGGATGATTCGAGTCACATCGCATGCACGTACCCGGTGGAGGGTGGCTCGGGAAAGGTGCCCGCGAGCGCGCTGAGTGCTTTTCCGGCCGGCAACGGCGGATTGTATTTCGAGCTCGTCGAAGAGAAGAATCTCGGCATCGCAGAGGGATGGAAGGTGCGCGTCGCGCTTTCTGCGAAACCCGCCGGCCTCGGTCCCGACGGCATCGCGGGTGGGAATGTGATCCTCGAGTGACGTTGGCCGGGCGGCCTCGAACCGGTTTTCGAGCCGCCCTGGCTTTCTGCTATTCACGTGGGCGGTGGTGGGACTTCCCCAAGTGCGGGCCGCCGGCACGAGTACCAGTCGTCACTGGTCTCCTGACATTGGCCCTCTGGCCGTGCTCCCTCACGTTCGGGTTTGTCATCGTTGTCACCAGCGCATTTCTGCAATTGGCAACGTATCTCCCGGCCCGGTGCGCGATACGCATTCATCGCATGGCCGCGGGGCGTCACGTAATGAGTGAAGGGCGCGAGAAGCACAGCCCCTCAAGACCGCTTGACCGTCGGTCCAGGAGCCACTATCCATTCGTTAGGAAAGTTTCCTAACTAATGCGCCGCGTCGTGGCGCGGAGGGGAAGTGACATGAACTCTGGACCCCATCGGTCTCGCCGAAGCAGGCTGTTCTCCATTTCGATTCTCGGCGCCGGCGTTGCCGTCGCATTCGCGATGCCGCCCGCAGTTCGCGCCCAGTCGCGAGCCGCGGACGTGCTGCTCTCGCAGGGAAAACGCGTCATCGTGTCGAGCTCCGAGAGTACGGAGTTCGGCGGTCCCAAGGCCTTGGACGGAAATTCGTCGACGCGGTGGGCAAGCGAGGAGGGGCCCAATCCTCAGTGGATTCGCGTCGATTTCGGTGAACGCGCGGCCATTCACCGCGTGAAGCTCTCTTGGGAAGCTGCGTACGCAAAGAAGTACCGGCTCGAGATATCCGACAATGGCTGGCAATGGACCACCGTGCGAACCATCACCAATGGCGATGGGAATACCGATGATCTCACGGGATTCACCGAGCGTGCTCGGTATTTGCGCCTCGTCGCCACGGAGCGCGGCACTGCGTATGGCTATTCGCTTTGGGAGCTGCAGGCCTATGGCGTTCCGGATTCCGTGGGTGATACGGAAGCCCCCAGCGCGCCCGCCGCCCTGAACTCGGCTGGGGTGACCACCTCCGGCGTCGAGCTGCGTTGGAATGCATCGACCGACAACATCAACGTGACAGGATATGACGTGCTGCGGAACGGCGCCGTGGTAGCCACCACACAAAGTTCCCCATACACCGATAGCGGTCTGTCGCCCGCAACGAGCTACACCTATACGGTGCGTGCCCGCGATGCTGCGGGGAACCTTTCGGCGTCGAGCTCCGCTCTCACGGTGAGCACACGAACCGGCCCGGATGCCCATCCATTCGTCATCGCCGGGGCAGGGGACATCGCCGACCAATGCACGGCCGCGGACCCCAATTGCATTCACCCGAAGACGGCGGCACTCGTGAGTGCGATAGCTCCGGCGGTCGTCATCACCATGGGTGACAATCAATACGACGATGCGCACCTGTCGGACTTTCAGAATTACTTCGACAAGACCTGGGGCAAGTTCAAAAGCATCATGCATCCAGTGCCGGGCAACCACGAAACGTATGACAACACCGCGTACGCCGGTTACAAATCGTACTTCGGACAGATCGCCACGCCGAAGGGCAAGCTGTATTATAGCTGGGACATGGGGAATTGGCATTTCCTTGCCCTCGATTCCAACGACTTCGTGCCCAAGGAATTCGCGGATGTTGCGGCCGACCCGGCGCAGCTTGCGTGGGTCAAGAGCGATCTTGCCGCAACGACGAAGCCGTGTATCGCCGTGTATTATCATCATCCGCGATTCAGCTCCGGCGATCACGGCGACAACTTGGGGCTCGCCTCCCTCTGGTCGACGTTGGTCAGCAACAAAGTCGATCTCGTCCTGAACGGACACGATCACCATTATGAGCGATTCGTGCCGCAGGACGCGTCAGGTAATGCGAGTTCGCTCGGGCCCGTGGAGGTCCTCAGTGGCAACGGCGGCATGACTCCTTATGACATCAGCGCCGCACACTCGACGACCGCGAAGCTCATCTCCGACTTCGGCGTGATCAAGTTGCACCTGACCGACTCGACATTCGCGACGCAACTCGTTGGGGTCGATGGAATGGTGCTCGATAGCAGCCCTATTTACACATGCCATTAGCCCGCCAATCCAGCGGGCCGTCTTCTCGTTCCCTGTAAAGGATCGCGGTGGAACCCATCTCGGGTTCCACCGTTCCGTGCGGGGCCGGACCATTGTGGTAGCATGCCGCGCATGACGCCCGACATGTGTCGTACCTTTGCTCGTTACAACCGATGGATGAATGACAAGGTCTATGCGACCGCCGCACGCCTGACGGACGAGGAGCGGAAACGTGACCGCGGGGCATTCTTCGGATCCATTCACAAAACGTTGAATCACATCCTCGTTGCCGACCGCATTTGGCTCGGCCGGCTCGCCGGACGTGTGCCCGAGCCGGGAGATATCGGCGTGGATGGCATCAAGGCGCTCGATCAGGAGATCGCGTCCGACTTCGACGAGCTGCGCCGCGAGCGAGAGCGAACCGACGGCACCATCGACGTCTGGGCCGAGGCGCTGACCGCCGAGACACTCGCCGGGACATTGTCGATCGTCCGCAAAGGCAAGGTCATGCCCGCCGTGCCCGTATGGTGGGCGGCCATGCAGCTCTTCAACCATCAAACGCATCACCGTGGTCAGGTCACGACCTTGCTCTTCCAGGCCGGCCAGGACCCGGGCTCGACCGATTTGTTCGCCATGCTCATGCAGGAAGCGGCGATCTCGTTGGCCTGAGTTCGGCCTAGCACGAATCGCTGCACGGGCTCGAGTGCGAGGGAGCGAGATGACCATGCCGGTAAGCGTTCTGATGCCATGGCTCGATATCGATCTTCCCGACGGCATGCATGCCCATCTTTACGATGGTGACGGACCGCCGCCGGAGCACCTGGAGGAAATCGAATTCTATGTCATGCCGTACGATCGCGGCCCCAACCCGGCCAGGCTGCTCGACCGGATGTCCAGGCTGAAGGTCGTGCAGTCGCTCTCGGCAGGGGTCGAGTCGTTGCTGCCATGGCTGCCACCCGGCGTGCGATTGGCGAATGGCCGTGGTCTGCACGACTTGAGTGTCGCGGAGCACTCGCTTGCCCTGATTCACGCTTCGCAGCGGGATTTGCCACGCTGGTTCGCGCAGCAGGCGACCGGCTCGTGGGCGAGGGCCCATACGCGTTCGCTCGCCGACAGCCGTGTGCTCTTGATTGGATATGGGGCCATCGGGAAGGCCATTGAACGCCAGCTCGTTGCCGCCGAAGCCCTGGTGACACGCGTCGCGCGCACGGCGCGGCCGGCCGAGGACGTGCACGGTATCGCCGAGTTGCCGGCGCTGCTGCCCCAGGCCGACATCGTGGTGCTGATTGTGCCCGACACGGCCAGCACCCGCGGTTTGCTCGGCGCCGCGCAATTGGCGGCGTTGCCGGATGGGGCGCTGGTCGTCAACGTAGGGCGCGGTAGGGCCATCGACACGAGCGCACTGCTCGCGGAGACGCGGGCAGGGCGTTTGCGCGCTGCGCTCGACGTCGTCGATCCGGAGCCGCTTCCCGCGGACCATCCGCTGTGGAGGGTCCCCGGCGTGATCATCACGCCACACATCGCCGGCGGATCGGCTTCGTTCCATCCGCGCGCGAGGAGGTTGGTCGCCGAGCAACTTCGCCGTTTCGCCGCAGGCGAGCCGTTGCTCAACGTGGTCGTCTAGCGCATATTTGTCTAGCACCGAACATACGGGGGCGCCGTGCATATCGCCTTATGGCTTTTATTCACCCGACGAGCGCACCGATCGAGAGCTGCTAGGCAGAGGTATCGCTGAAAAGACATTGTCGGGATCGAACCTGGCTTTCAACTCGAGCAACCTTTGCCCATTCGGACCGAACGCTGACCCGATTTGATCCCGCGCATCGTGATGAAGTAGATTGGCATAACCGCCGGGTAATGCCCAATTCGACAGCTTGGACGATAAATCCTGGGCCCAGCGACGATGGTTCGCTCCGTCGAGATGCGCGGGTTCCCAAATGCCATAAATCAGCGCGGTAAAGTGGGGTTGGCGCATGCCAAATGCCGTGTCTTCCGGCGCGACCCTCGTCCCAGCACCGTGGAAATGGTGCAGGATGATGGCTGAATAAGGGGAAGTGCGGTCATCGTAGGCCGCAATCAGCGTGGAGACGATGTTTGGTGACAGGTCGGTCAGCCATCGCGTGGCAAGTTCGTAGCCGCGTCCGGACACCAGCTTACCGTCGGTGAGCGACAGGAGATCCGATGCTGGCATGGGCCCGACTTTGCTGACCATCGGCGTGCCGAAGCTTTCGATTTCGCGCACAATCTGCCGCCCACGCTCCAGATCGCCGCTCCAGAGAGGACTGACCAGGACGACCGGGGCACCGCCCGGTCCAAGCGAAAGAATCGCGCCCGCCGCGAGTTCGTCCGGCGCCGCCTGCATCAACGTGGAAAACCGCTCCAACACGGCGGATGCCTCGCCCCATGGGAACATGATCATCCCAGACAGGACCTGTTCTACCCGATG
It includes:
- a CDS encoding nitroreductase family protein, with product MTSQAFLPLSTYREYPLDEMRLRAATFAQEMQRRRTVRDFSNRAVPRSIVEDCLRAAGTAPSGANQQPWHFVAVQDAAMKTTIREAAEKEEQTFYQGRAPQAWLDALAPLGTNEHKPFLEIAPWLIAIFARSYGLNDDGSKVKHYYVQESVGIATGLLIAAIHNAGLASLTHTPSPMNFLNSLLGRPSHERPFLLLVVGYPQDGATVPDIHRQPLESIATFV
- a CDS encoding alpha/beta hydrolase; this translates as MELPACGIGSLKLLWLVAMCALLGCGGAHSKGPVHVPIWPGAAPDAQPIPGPENATSTETDPLVAGRPWTEVTNVARPTMTVYPPRGKNTGTAVIVFPGGGYKALAVDLEGTEVCDWLTSRGITCVLLKYRVPYSGPYGDASCQCHITPKAPLALEDAQRTISLVRARAKEWHIDPHKIGVLGFSAGGHLVAATSTHFTQRAYGSIDVADRESCRPDFAIALYPGHLWTEENLDLTPDIATRISRDTPPTFLVQAEDDPVDSVNHSLVYYTALKNAEVPVELHLFAHGGHAFGLRRTEHPITEWPQLAETWLRTIGVLPP
- a CDS encoding discoidin domain-containing protein; its protein translation is MNSGPHRSRRSRLFSISILGAGVAVAFAMPPAVRAQSRAADVLLSQGKRVIVSSSESTEFGGPKALDGNSSTRWASEEGPNPQWIRVDFGERAAIHRVKLSWEAAYAKKYRLEISDNGWQWTTVRTITNGDGNTDDLTGFTERARYLRLVATERGTAYGYSLWELQAYGVPDSVGDTEAPSAPAALNSAGVTTSGVELRWNASTDNINVTGYDVLRNGAVVATTQSSPYTDSGLSPATSYTYTVRARDAAGNLSASSSALTVSTRTGPDAHPFVIAGAGDIADQCTAADPNCIHPKTAALVSAIAPAVVITMGDNQYDDAHLSDFQNYFDKTWGKFKSIMHPVPGNHETYDNTAYAGYKSYFGQIATPKGKLYYSWDMGNWHFLALDSNDFVPKEFADVAADPAQLAWVKSDLAATTKPCIAVYYHHPRFSSGDHGDNLGLASLWSTLVSNKVDLVLNGHDHHYERFVPQDASGNASSLGPVEVLSGNGGMTPYDISAAHSTTAKLISDFGVIKLHLTDSTFATQLVGVDGMVLDSSPIYTCH
- a CDS encoding DinB family protein, with amino-acid sequence MNDKVYATAARLTDEERKRDRGAFFGSIHKTLNHILVADRIWLGRLAGRVPEPGDIGVDGIKALDQEIASDFDELRRERERTDGTIDVWAEALTAETLAGTLSIVRKGKVMPAVPVWWAAMQLFNHQTHHRGQVTTLLFQAGQDPGSTDLFAMLMQEAAISLA
- a CDS encoding 2-hydroxyacid dehydrogenase; its protein translation is MPVSVLMPWLDIDLPDGMHAHLYDGDGPPPEHLEEIEFYVMPYDRGPNPARLLDRMSRLKVVQSLSAGVESLLPWLPPGVRLANGRGLHDLSVAEHSLALIHASQRDLPRWFAQQATGSWARAHTRSLADSRVLLIGYGAIGKAIERQLVAAEALVTRVARTARPAEDVHGIAELPALLPQADIVVLIVPDTASTRGLLGAAQLAALPDGALVVNVGRGRAIDTSALLAETRAGRLRAALDVVDPEPLPADHPLWRVPGVIITPHIAGGSASFHPRARRLVAEQLRRFAAGEPLLNVVV